One window from the genome of Phoenix dactylifera cultivar Barhee BC4 unplaced genomic scaffold, palm_55x_up_171113_PBpolish2nd_filt_p 000528F, whole genome shotgun sequence encodes:
- the LOC103702657 gene encoding receptor homology region, transmembrane domain- and RING domain-containing protein 1-like isoform X1, translating into MGLLNSKGSALFVGTLLCLLVGFAAANVVLIGRNVSLSFEDVEATFAPTVKGSGECGVLHLAEPQDACTSLTNKVEEGPNPPFVLIIRGGCTFDDKVRHAENAGFKAAIVYDNEDSDVLISMAGSPGGIHIPAVFVSKASGKILKEYVGRADVELWIIPTFESSAWSIMAISFISLLAMSAVLATCFFVRRHRIRREQPSIPNVREFHGMSSQLVKAMPSLIFTSVLEDNCTSSTCAICLEDYRVGEKLRILPCRHKFHAFCVDSWLTTWRTFCPVCKQDARAGIANLPASECTPLLSSGVAIPSSTAALSSFHSSVASSPSSNIQIASTPPQSESTSRSPFLSIPPRIPHPHRSYNHSRAISISRSSADLRNASSHRSRSSHIVSPHSMDFPLSSPIHSRFTSPYIPGSSNASPSYLAGSSSRLSYLRHCRESGASLSALASAPSLPGC; encoded by the exons ATGGGGTTGTTGAATTCCAAGGGAAGTGCGCTATTTGTAGGCACTCTTCTCTGTCTGCTGGTTGGGTTTGCAGCTGCGAACGTGGTGCTGATTGGGAGGAACGTGTCATTGTCATTCGAAGATGTCGAAGCAACTTTTG CACCGACAGTGAAAGGGTCTGGTGAATGTGGTGTATTACATCTTGCTGAGCCTCAAGATGCATGCACTTCATTGACAAATAAAGTTGAAGAGGGCCCAAATCCTCCATTTGTGTTGATCATAAGAGGAGGATGCACATTTGATGATAAAGTTAGACATGCAGAAAATGCCGGATTCAAGGCTGCTATTGTATATGACAATGAAGATAGCGACGTCTTGATTTCAA TGGCAGGATCTCCGGGTGGCATTCATATACCTGCTGTGTTTGTCTCTAAGGCCTCAGGCAAGATACTGAAGGAATATGTAGGCCGTGCAGACGTCGAGTTGTGGATAATACCAACATTTGAAAGTTCAGCATGGTCAATTATGGCTATCTCCTTCATTTCACTCCTCGCCATGTCTGCTGTGCTGGCTACATGCTTTTTTGTGCGCAGACACCGCATAAGGCGTGAACAGCCTAGCATTCCTAATGTCCGAGAGTTCCATGGGATGAGCAGTCAACTAGTCAAAGCAATGCCAAGTCTCATATTCACGTCTGTTTTGGAAGATAATTGCACTTCATCAACGTGTGCTATCTGCCTAGAAGACTATAGAGTTGGAGAGAAGCTTAGAATATTGCCATGCCGTCACA AGTTCCATGCATTTTGTGTTGATTCCTGGCTCACCACCTGGAGAACATTCTGCCCTGTTTGCAAGCAAGATGCCAGAGCAGGCATAGCCAATCTTCCAGCTTCCGAGTGCACCCCATTACTCTCTTCTGGTGTGGCAATTCCTTCCTCAACTGCTGCACTATCATCATTCCATTCATCTGTGGCATCATCTCCATCTTCCAATATACAAATTGCTTCCACACCTCCTCAGTCAGAATCAACTTCTCGATCTCCATTCCTTTCTATTCCTCCTCGTATTCCTCACCCACATAGGTCCTATAATCACTCACGAGCTATCAGTATAAGCAGAAGCTCTGCTGACCTTAGAAATGCTTCATCTCATAGATCCCGCTCCTCTCATATAGTCTCCCCACACTCCATGGATTTTCCTTTGTCTTCACCCATCCATTCAAGATTCACATCCCCTTACATTCCTGGTTCGAGTAATGCATCTCCAAGCTATCTTGCTGGGTCATCCAGTCGACTGTCATACCTCCGGCATTGCAGGGAGTCGGGGGCAAGTCTGTCTGCTTTAGCCTCAGCACCATCTTTGCCCGGATGTTGA
- the LOC103702657 gene encoding receptor homology region, transmembrane domain- and RING domain-containing protein 1-like isoform X2: MGLLNSKGSALFVGTLLCLLVGFAAANVVLIGRNVSLSFEDVEATFVAGSPGGIHIPAVFVSKASGKILKEYVGRADVELWIIPTFESSAWSIMAISFISLLAMSAVLATCFFVRRHRIRREQPSIPNVREFHGMSSQLVKAMPSLIFTSVLEDNCTSSTCAICLEDYRVGEKLRILPCRHKFHAFCVDSWLTTWRTFCPVCKQDARAGIANLPASECTPLLSSGVAIPSSTAALSSFHSSVASSPSSNIQIASTPPQSESTSRSPFLSIPPRIPHPHRSYNHSRAISISRSSADLRNASSHRSRSSHIVSPHSMDFPLSSPIHSRFTSPYIPGSSNASPSYLAGSSSRLSYLRHCRESGASLSALASAPSLPGC; this comes from the exons ATGGGGTTGTTGAATTCCAAGGGAAGTGCGCTATTTGTAGGCACTCTTCTCTGTCTGCTGGTTGGGTTTGCAGCTGCGAACGTGGTGCTGATTGGGAGGAACGTGTCATTGTCATTCGAAGATGTCGAAGCAACTTTTG TGGCAGGATCTCCGGGTGGCATTCATATACCTGCTGTGTTTGTCTCTAAGGCCTCAGGCAAGATACTGAAGGAATATGTAGGCCGTGCAGACGTCGAGTTGTGGATAATACCAACATTTGAAAGTTCAGCATGGTCAATTATGGCTATCTCCTTCATTTCACTCCTCGCCATGTCTGCTGTGCTGGCTACATGCTTTTTTGTGCGCAGACACCGCATAAGGCGTGAACAGCCTAGCATTCCTAATGTCCGAGAGTTCCATGGGATGAGCAGTCAACTAGTCAAAGCAATGCCAAGTCTCATATTCACGTCTGTTTTGGAAGATAATTGCACTTCATCAACGTGTGCTATCTGCCTAGAAGACTATAGAGTTGGAGAGAAGCTTAGAATATTGCCATGCCGTCACA AGTTCCATGCATTTTGTGTTGATTCCTGGCTCACCACCTGGAGAACATTCTGCCCTGTTTGCAAGCAAGATGCCAGAGCAGGCATAGCCAATCTTCCAGCTTCCGAGTGCACCCCATTACTCTCTTCTGGTGTGGCAATTCCTTCCTCAACTGCTGCACTATCATCATTCCATTCATCTGTGGCATCATCTCCATCTTCCAATATACAAATTGCTTCCACACCTCCTCAGTCAGAATCAACTTCTCGATCTCCATTCCTTTCTATTCCTCCTCGTATTCCTCACCCACATAGGTCCTATAATCACTCACGAGCTATCAGTATAAGCAGAAGCTCTGCTGACCTTAGAAATGCTTCATCTCATAGATCCCGCTCCTCTCATATAGTCTCCCCACACTCCATGGATTTTCCTTTGTCTTCACCCATCCATTCAAGATTCACATCCCCTTACATTCCTGGTTCGAGTAATGCATCTCCAAGCTATCTTGCTGGGTCATCCAGTCGACTGTCATACCTCCGGCATTGCAGGGAGTCGGGGGCAAGTCTGTCTGCTTTAGCCTCAGCACCATCTTTGCCCGGATGTTGA
- the LOC103702738 gene encoding amidophosphoribosyltransferase, chloroplastic-like: MAATISTTAVAAASRQLSSAHLPSPKPSLSLSVKTLPKPHLSLHLRLRSSSPHRRLLSSAVVPGAEPFPTSPDDEDGFPLFDDKPREECGVVGIIGDPEASRLCSLALHALQHRGQEGAGIVASDSTTLRAITGLGLVSEVFSPAKLDSLPGSGAIGHVRYSTSGSASSPLNVQPFLAGYRFGQLAVAHNGNLVNYPALRADLEARGSIFNTSSDTEVLLHLIATSTTRPLLSRLVEACRAIEGAYSLVFLTAGKLFAVRDPHGFRPLVMGRLRRPSRAIVFASETCALDLIGADYEREVEPGEVLVVDGKDLSVTSLCLLPKKPRKACIFEHIYFSLPNSVVFGRPVHASRYSFGAALAEDSPVPGADVVIPVPDSGFFAALGFAERSGIPFQQGLIRSHYVGRTFIQPTQEFRDLGVKLKLAPVRGILEGKSVVVVDDSIVRGTTSSKIVQLIRDAGAREVHMRISSPPIVSSCYYGVDTPRAEELISNRMDVEGVRKTIGCDSLAFLSLDSLRKLLGDEAPTFCDACFSRNYPVPPREHNVVKVMEECA; encoded by the coding sequence ATGGCCGCGACGATCTCCACCACCGCCGTAGCCGCCGCCTCCCGCCAACTCTCCTCCGCCCACCTCCCTTCTCCCAaaccctccctctccctttccgTCAAAACCCTCCCAAAACCCCATCTTTCTCTCCACCTGCGCCTCCGCTCCTCCTCCCCCCACCGCCGCCTCCTCTCCAGCGCCGTGGTCCCCGGCGCTGAGCCGTTCCCAACGTCGCCGGACGACGAGGACGGCTTCCCACTGTTCGACGATAAGCCCCGGGAGGAGTGCGGCGTGGTGGGGATCATCGGCGACCCGGAGGCCTCCCGGCTTTGCTCCCTAGCTCTCCACGCTCTCCAGCACCGCGGCCAGGAGGGCGCCGGCATCGTCGCCTCCGACTCCACCACCCTCCGCGCCATCACCGGCCTCGGCCTCGTCTCGGAGGTCTTCTCCCCGGCCAAGCTCGACTCCCTCCCTGGTTCCGGAGCCATCGGCCACGTTCGCTACTCTACCTCCGGGTCCGCCTCCTCCCCTCTCAACGTCCAGCCCTTCCTCGCCGGCTACCGATTCGGCCAGCTCGCTGTCGCGCACAACGGCAACCTCGTCAACTACCCAGCCCTCCGCGCCGACCTTGAGGCCCGTGGCTCCATCTTCAACACCTCCTCCGACACCGAGGTCCTCCTCCACCTCATCGCCACCTCCACCACCCGCCCCCTCCTCTCCCGCCTCGTCGAGGCCTGCCGCGCCATCGAAGGCGCCTACTCCCTCGTCTTCCTCACCGCCGGCAAGCTCTTCGCCGTCCGCGACCCCCACGGCTTCCGCCCCCTCGTCATGGGCCGCCTCCGCCGGCCCTCCCGCGCCATCGTCTTCGCTTCCGAGACCTGCGCCCTAGACCTCATCGGCGCCGATTACGAGCGCGAGGTCGAGCCCGGCGAGGTGCTTGTCGTCGACGGCAAGGACCTCTCCGTCACCTCGCTCTGCCTCCTGCCCAAGAAGCCCCGCAAAGCTTGCATCTTTGAGCACATCTACTTCTCCCTCCCCAACTCTGTCGTCTTCGGCCGCCCCGTCCACGCCTCCCGCTACTCCTTCGGCGCCGCCCTCGCCGAGGACTCCCCTGTCCCCGGCGCCGACGTTGTCATCCCCGTCCCGGACTCCGGCTTCTTCGCCGCCCTCGGCTTTGCCGAGCGCTCCGGCATCCCCTTCCAGCAGGGCCTCATCCGCTCTCACTACGTAGGCCGCACCTTCATCCAGCCCACCCAGGAGTTCCGCGACCTCGGCGTCAAGCTCAAGCTCGCCCCTGTTCGTGGAATTCTCGAGGGGAAGAGCGTCGTCGTCGTCGACGACTCCATTGTCCGCGGCACCACCTCCTCCAAGATCGTCCAGCTTATCAGGGATGCCGGTGCTCGTGAGGTCCACATGAGGATTTCCAGCCCGCCCATTGTAAGCTCCTGCTACTATGGGGTCGACACGCCAAGGGCCGAGGAGCTCATCTCCAATAGGATGGATGTGGAGGGGGTGAGGAAAACGATCGGCTGTGATTCACTCGCCTTCCTCTCGCTCGATAGCCTCAGGAAGCTGCTTGGGGATGAGGCACCCACATTCTGTGATGCGTGCTTCTCCCGCAACTATCCTGTGCCGCCGAGGGAGCACAATGTCGTGAAGGTAATGGAAGAGTGTGCTTAA